The Conexivisphaera calida genome includes a region encoding these proteins:
- a CDS encoding P-II family nitrogen regulator, with translation MKKIEAVVRLEKFRAVKDALEDAGFPGLTAYRVRGRGRQGGIKLQWRGVREFRVDLVPKAKLELVVEDADVERVIEVITKAAFTGEVGDGKIFVIPVEEAVRIRTGERGKDAI, from the coding sequence ATGAAGAAGATCGAGGCCGTGGTCCGGCTTGAGAAGTTCAGGGCCGTGAAGGACGCGCTCGAGGACGCGGGGTTCCCGGGGCTCACTGCCTACCGCGTTCGCGGGAGGGGCAGGCAGGGAGGGATAAAGCTCCAGTGGAGGGGCGTGAGGGAGTTCCGCGTGGACCTCGTCCCGAAGGCGAAGCTGGAGCTGGTGGTCGAGGACGCGGACGTGGAGCGCGTCATAGAGGTGATAACGAAGGCCGCGTTCACCGGGGAGGTGGGGGACGGGAAGATATTCGTCATCCCGGTGGAGGAGGCCGTGAGGATAAGGACCGGCGAGAGGGGCAAGGACGCCATCTGA
- a CDS encoding glutamate synthase has protein sequence MCGILGLYSMDGRDLPAELVLRGLDAMKERGTPHGSGVALYRPVGVPRVKAFSERPAEGGLSVQIPGGLYDLTFFGSPVNVEGTVYLNSRWLDVYKAVGWPRDIDSIYDLRSLSSSAWLGHTRYPTNSPGRYPYYSHPFTAGDFAIVHNGDLSSYGSNVNLLTYRMGYRGFTGNDSEAIAFLLKELSERLGVEGAIRELMYGEEFRWARLDGPYAVAFLAGGPTPVFGAFVDPQHFRPLYVGISGDVIAVASEAAAIRAVLGDASYWALRGGEYLIAEGDDLRGNFRRRYSYPSYVPSPPARAVDASRFSAVDLAPHLRGLLEGGAEVEVDVVNVQGHRYIGNGMTRGVLRIWGVVGNASANVMSGGSIHVYGDVQDDFGDAMNGGVAFIHGNAGDTLGQAKRGGSIYVYGDAGNRAGIQQRGGVIVIGGSVGDYAGEYMGGGIMVVLRATGGDDVGFRIGSGMVGGRIYVRGRVPRERIGRIMRREALERYLRSLLEDGALDQAAYERAVAGDLSQLSRAARRVLVGVNPLSVEYRRLGEVELRELVPHLREFEGAFGVPVDASEEFTVIAPAAGRASEEPSVGE, from the coding sequence ATGTGCGGGATACTCGGGCTGTACAGCATGGATGGACGCGACCTCCCGGCCGAGCTCGTGCTGAGGGGGCTCGACGCCATGAAGGAGCGCGGGACTCCCCACGGCTCCGGCGTCGCCCTCTACAGGCCGGTGGGGGTCCCCAGGGTCAAGGCCTTCTCCGAGAGGCCGGCCGAGGGCGGCCTCTCCGTCCAGATCCCGGGCGGCCTCTACGACCTCACCTTCTTCGGATCCCCCGTGAACGTCGAGGGGACCGTCTACCTCAACAGCCGGTGGCTCGACGTCTACAAGGCGGTCGGCTGGCCCAGGGACATAGACTCGATATACGACCTCAGGTCCCTCTCCAGCTCCGCCTGGCTCGGCCACACCAGGTACCCGACGAACAGCCCGGGAAGGTATCCCTACTACTCGCACCCGTTCACCGCCGGGGACTTCGCGATAGTTCACAACGGGGACCTCAGCTCCTACGGGTCCAACGTGAACCTCCTCACCTACAGGATGGGCTACAGGGGCTTCACGGGCAACGACAGCGAGGCGATCGCGTTCCTCCTCAAGGAGCTCTCCGAGAGGCTGGGCGTCGAGGGCGCGATAAGGGAGCTCATGTACGGGGAGGAGTTCAGGTGGGCCCGCCTGGACGGTCCCTACGCGGTCGCGTTCCTCGCGGGCGGACCCACGCCCGTCTTCGGGGCGTTCGTGGACCCCCAGCACTTCAGGCCCCTCTACGTGGGCATCTCGGGGGACGTGATAGCGGTGGCGAGCGAGGCCGCCGCCATAAGGGCGGTCCTGGGGGACGCGAGTTACTGGGCCCTCAGGGGAGGCGAGTACCTGATAGCGGAGGGCGACGACCTGCGCGGGAACTTCAGGCGGCGCTACTCCTATCCGTCGTACGTACCCTCCCCCCCGGCGCGCGCCGTCGACGCGTCCCGGTTCAGCGCCGTGGACCTGGCACCCCACCTGAGGGGCCTCCTGGAGGGCGGGGCGGAGGTCGAGGTGGACGTCGTCAACGTCCAGGGGCACAGGTACATCGGGAACGGGATGACCAGGGGCGTCCTCAGGATCTGGGGCGTGGTGGGCAACGCATCCGCGAACGTGATGTCCGGAGGATCCATCCACGTCTACGGGGACGTCCAGGACGACTTCGGCGACGCGATGAACGGCGGGGTCGCGTTCATACACGGGAACGCGGGGGACACCCTGGGGCAGGCGAAGAGGGGAGGGTCCATCTACGTCTACGGGGACGCCGGGAACAGGGCCGGGATCCAGCAGAGGGGAGGGGTGATCGTTATAGGCGGATCCGTGGGCGACTACGCCGGCGAGTACATGGGCGGGGGGATCATGGTGGTACTGAGGGCCACGGGCGGGGACGACGTAGGCTTCAGGATCGGGTCCGGGATGGTGGGGGGCCGCATCTACGTCAGGGGGAGGGTCCCCCGCGAGAGGATAGGCCGCATCATGAGGCGCGAGGCGCTCGAGAGGTACCTCAGGTCCCTCCTGGAGGACGGGGCGCTGGACCAGGCCGCCTACGAGCGGGCAGTCGCGGGCGACCTGAGCCAGCTGAGCAGGGCCGCGCGCAGGGTCCTGGTCGGGGTCAACCCGCTGAGCGTCGAGTACAGGCGGCTGGGCGAGGTCGAGCTGCGCGAGCTCGTCCCCCACCTGAGGGAGTTCGAGGGGGCGTTCGGGGTCCCGGTGGACGCGTCTGAGGAGTTCACGGTCATAGCGCCCGCGGCGGGAAGGGCATCGGAGGAGCCGAGCGTTGGTGAGTGA
- a CDS encoding ammonium transporter, which yields MGAGDTSWVLVSAALVLIMTPGVAFFYGGMVRQKNVLSIMMQSFSSIMVVGILWALIEYSLAFAPGNPIIGGLQWLGLRGVWFSPFSAYAPDIPQLAQMVFQAMFAVITPALIIGAFAERVRYGPLLLFIALWSLVVYAPVAHWVWGVDGWLHSMGMLDFAGGTVVHMAAGTAALASALVLRPRHGFNGSVIEPENVPLVVLGAALLWFGWFGFNAGSALAANGLAALAFVNTFLATAAAGLTWTLVTWAVRGKSSVLGAMAGLVAGLVAITPAAGFVDPMSAMAIGVGAGLVTYGAALLRVRMKLDDSLDVWAVHGMGGMWGAIATGIFADVGAVGLLYGGVHQFLVQLLGVAVVGAYVFTVSLILFKAIDRAFGFTVARHEEAVGLDLSEHGETAYPEI from the coding sequence ATAGGTGCAGGCGACACCTCCTGGGTCCTCGTGTCGGCGGCGCTCGTCCTCATCATGACTCCCGGAGTCGCGTTCTTCTACGGCGGAATGGTCCGCCAGAAGAACGTGCTATCGATAATGATGCAGAGCTTCAGCTCCATCATGGTGGTCGGAATACTGTGGGCGCTCATAGAGTACTCGCTGGCGTTCGCCCCCGGAAATCCGATCATCGGGGGGCTGCAGTGGCTGGGCCTACGCGGCGTCTGGTTCTCACCCTTCTCCGCGTACGCGCCCGACATACCGCAGCTGGCGCAGATGGTGTTCCAGGCGATGTTCGCGGTCATAACGCCGGCCCTCATAATCGGGGCGTTCGCCGAGAGGGTGAGGTACGGCCCGCTCCTGCTGTTCATAGCGCTCTGGTCCCTCGTGGTGTACGCGCCGGTAGCGCACTGGGTCTGGGGGGTCGACGGGTGGCTCCACTCGATGGGGATGCTGGACTTCGCGGGCGGCACAGTGGTCCACATGGCCGCGGGGACCGCGGCGCTGGCATCGGCGCTCGTCCTCCGCCCGAGGCACGGGTTCAATGGATCCGTCATAGAGCCCGAGAACGTCCCTCTGGTCGTCCTCGGTGCGGCCCTCCTCTGGTTCGGCTGGTTCGGGTTCAACGCGGGGAGCGCCCTGGCGGCGAACGGGCTCGCGGCGCTCGCGTTCGTGAACACGTTCCTGGCCACGGCCGCCGCCGGGCTCACGTGGACCCTCGTCACCTGGGCCGTGAGGGGGAAGTCGAGCGTCCTGGGGGCGATGGCGGGTCTCGTCGCGGGTCTCGTGGCCATAACCCCGGCGGCGGGGTTCGTGGACCCCATGTCCGCAATGGCGATAGGCGTCGGCGCGGGACTCGTGACCTACGGCGCGGCGCTCCTGAGGGTGAGGATGAAGCTCGACGACTCCCTCGACGTCTGGGCGGTGCACGGCATGGGAGGGATGTGGGGCGCCATAGCGACCGGGATATTCGCGGACGTGGGCGCGGTCGGCCTCCTCTACGGAGGGGTCCACCAGTTCCTCGTGCAGCTGCTCGGGGTGGCGGTCGTCGGGGCGTACGTGTTCACGGTGTCGCTGATACTGTTCAAGGCGATAGACAGGGCGTTCGGCTTCACGGTCGCGAGGCACGAGGAGGCGGTGGGGCTGGACCTCTCGGAGCACGGGGAGACCGCCTACCCGGAGATCTGA
- a CDS encoding ABC transporter ATP-binding protein: MSSGPVLRAMGLRKVYGDFVAVDRVDLEIGRGEIVGLLGPNGAGKTTTISMMVGLVPPTSGDLVVEGRSVRRDPVWVRSRVGLVPDSPGFYDGMTAWENLWITARLNGVRDESRIQDAISRVGLSGWEDVAVGKFSKGMKQRLGIADALLKSPSVLLLDEPTAGLDPGGSDEVLRLIRSLADGEGMAVLMSSHLLHQVEWVCDRVAVMDRGRVIAQGTLDQLVGRRYYVEMELDGDVNAAARALLPVGKVKVEDRRIVVEAGEDVRRKAVDTVLRAGAVPVEVRMRRAGLAEVYRNLLEAGS, translated from the coding sequence GTGAGCTCCGGGCCCGTCCTGAGGGCCATGGGCCTCAGGAAGGTCTACGGAGACTTCGTGGCGGTGGACCGCGTCGACCTGGAGATAGGGAGGGGGGAGATAGTGGGCCTCCTGGGGCCGAACGGCGCCGGGAAGACGACGACCATATCCATGATGGTGGGCCTCGTCCCCCCCACCTCCGGGGACCTGGTGGTCGAGGGCCGCAGCGTCAGGAGGGACCCGGTCTGGGTCCGCTCGAGGGTGGGGCTCGTGCCCGACAGCCCCGGGTTCTACGACGGCATGACCGCGTGGGAGAACCTGTGGATAACCGCGAGGCTGAACGGGGTCCGGGACGAGTCCCGGATACAGGACGCGATATCGAGGGTGGGCCTCTCCGGCTGGGAGGACGTGGCCGTGGGGAAGTTCTCGAAGGGCATGAAGCAGAGGCTCGGGATAGCGGACGCGCTCCTGAAGTCGCCCTCGGTCCTCCTCCTGGACGAGCCGACCGCGGGGCTGGACCCCGGCGGATCCGACGAGGTCCTGAGGCTGATAAGGTCCCTGGCCGACGGGGAGGGGATGGCTGTGCTCATGAGCAGCCACCTCCTCCACCAGGTGGAGTGGGTCTGCGACCGCGTGGCCGTCATGGACAGGGGGCGCGTGATCGCGCAGGGGACCCTCGACCAGCTCGTGGGGCGCAGGTACTACGTGGAGATGGAGCTGGACGGCGACGTGAACGCGGCGGCGAGGGCCCTCCTCCCCGTGGGGAAGGTGAAGGTCGAGGACCGCAGGATAGTGGTGGAGGCGGGCGAGGACGTGAGGAGGAAGGCGGTGGACACGGTCCTCAGGGCCGGCGCCGTCCCTGTGGAGGTGCGCATGAGGAGGGCCGGGCTGGCCGAGGTCTACAGGAACCTCCTGGAGGCGGGATCTTGA
- a CDS encoding hemerythrin domain-containing protein, with translation MDLLDLLLHEHAEIRTWALAPRPWPVQQFEEFNWFVVQCHATQLEDEVLFPLLRSRMAGRDEFLRSLSRIAADHRLLATLAGNTIKYGREGADVYPRRIDDYFKLLQFHNDSEEEMIFTAWNELPAADREDASARAADSARRCASSGPYLRYSGLAERTLGYLGQ, from the coding sequence ATGGATCTTCTCGACCTCCTCCTGCACGAACACGCCGAGATCAGGACCTGGGCGCTCGCCCCCCGCCCCTGGCCCGTCCAGCAGTTCGAGGAGTTCAACTGGTTCGTCGTCCAGTGCCACGCCACGCAGCTGGAGGACGAGGTACTCTTCCCCCTCCTGAGGTCCAGGATGGCCGGGAGGGACGAGTTCCTGAGGAGCCTCTCCAGGATAGCGGCCGACCACAGGCTGCTGGCCACCCTCGCCGGGAACACGATAAAGTACGGGAGGGAGGGGGCCGACGTGTACCCCAGGAGGATAGACGACTACTTCAAGCTCCTCCAGTTCCACAACGACAGCGAGGAGGAGATGATCTTCACCGCGTGGAACGAGCTGCCGGCCGCCGACAGGGAGGACGCCAGCGCCAGGGCCGCGGACTCCGCGAGGAGGTGCGCCTCCTCGGGACCCTACCTCAGGTACTCCGGGCTGGCCGAGAGGACCCTTGGATATCTGGGACAATAG
- a CDS encoding D-aminoacyl-tRNA deacylase, translated as MIALVYSTRDPAGSGSASALLSMASWSTSRSSCPRATSCMESADLGAYLAGFAEDVIWMDFLDDVFRDRGVDAYVVLSRHSSRSGRPSLTVHTTGNHGPADFGGRPRELAWSNPRLEGALLRNYLRSARDRGLLDRYWVGLEATHHGPTNLSRPITFIEIGSTEVEWSDARAQEALAEAVVWTLGSPSPPRDCRPAAGFGGTHYPERHTRLVLEGGLCYGHVLAKYALEDPDPDVISQAIDRNYGGVSEVIVERKSMGAAARGIVSRAAELRGLPVTYI; from the coding sequence ATGATCGCGCTCGTCTACTCGACCCGGGATCCCGCGGGGAGCGGCTCCGCCTCCGCCCTCCTCTCCATGGCCAGCTGGTCTACGTCCAGGTCGAGCTGTCCCCGGGCGACGTCCTGCATGGAGTCCGCGGACCTGGGCGCCTACCTCGCGGGCTTCGCGGAGGACGTGATATGGATGGACTTCCTGGACGACGTCTTCCGGGACCGGGGCGTCGACGCCTACGTCGTGCTCTCGCGCCACAGCTCCAGGAGCGGCCGCCCGAGCCTGACGGTCCACACGACCGGCAACCACGGGCCCGCGGACTTCGGGGGACGCCCCAGGGAGCTGGCGTGGAGCAACCCCAGGCTCGAGGGCGCCCTCCTGAGGAACTACCTCCGCTCCGCGCGCGACCGCGGCCTGCTCGACCGCTACTGGGTGGGGCTCGAGGCGACCCACCACGGGCCCACGAACCTCTCCAGGCCCATCACCTTCATAGAGATAGGGAGCACCGAGGTCGAGTGGTCGGACGCCCGCGCCCAGGAGGCGCTCGCGGAGGCGGTGGTCTGGACCCTCGGATCCCCCTCCCCTCCACGGGACTGTCGCCCAGCCGCCGGGTTCGGGGGGACCCACTACCCGGAGAGGCACACGAGGCTCGTGCTGGAGGGCGGCCTCTGCTACGGCCACGTCCTCGCCAAGTACGCGCTCGAGGACCCCGATCCCGACGTGATCTCCCAGGCCATTGACCGCAACTACGGCGGGGTGTCCGAGGTTATAGTGGAGAGGAAGTCGATGGGGGCGGCCGCCAGGGGGATCGTCTCGAGGGCGGCGGAGCTGAGGGGACTTCCGGTCACCTACATATAA
- a CDS encoding ABC transporter permease: MRGSVTIFEKEMAEYFTSRRFVLVFLMLFLSGAGAVLTTAQSLSGQTNVEFLQLFTGASGQLYSYAYFLSVLAPILGIALGFDSMNRELSSGSMVRLLSNPVHRDGIIIGKLAAGIAMISTVVGVVNAVDFGLGMVLMGWGPTTADVLRFFYFTVVTILYSSVWFSIALFFSTVFRRAATSALVSLGLWIFMTFFIGAFSSALAGVISPLPSYPPPTLDQEVAYIDTAVSIARISPVYVYSEVSAALLNPQLATLSPVYVYSQGMPTVQLGISQSLSLALPDISALMAALSVFSILSFMAFMRMEIRARWE; this comes from the coding sequence TTGAGGGGGAGCGTCACGATATTCGAGAAGGAGATGGCGGAGTACTTCACGAGCAGGAGGTTCGTCCTTGTCTTCCTGATGCTCTTCCTCTCGGGCGCGGGGGCGGTGCTCACGACCGCCCAGTCCCTCTCCGGCCAGACCAACGTCGAGTTCCTCCAGCTCTTCACGGGGGCCAGCGGCCAGCTCTACAGCTACGCCTACTTCCTCAGCGTCCTGGCCCCCATACTGGGCATAGCGCTCGGGTTCGACTCGATGAACAGGGAGCTCTCCTCCGGCAGCATGGTGAGGCTCCTCTCCAACCCCGTGCACAGGGACGGGATAATAATCGGGAAGCTGGCGGCCGGGATAGCTATGATATCGACCGTGGTGGGCGTCGTGAACGCGGTGGACTTCGGGCTCGGGATGGTCCTGATGGGGTGGGGGCCCACGACGGCGGACGTGCTCAGGTTCTTCTACTTCACCGTCGTCACCATCCTCTACTCGTCCGTGTGGTTCTCCATAGCCCTCTTCTTCTCAACGGTCTTCAGGCGCGCGGCCACGTCCGCGCTCGTCTCGCTGGGGCTCTGGATCTTCATGACGTTCTTCATAGGCGCGTTCTCGAGCGCCCTCGCCGGGGTGATATCCCCGCTGCCGTCCTATCCACCTCCCACCCTTGACCAGGAGGTCGCGTACATAGACACGGCCGTCAGCATAGCCAGGATAAGCCCGGTCTACGTCTACTCCGAGGTCTCCGCCGCCCTCCTGAATCCGCAGCTCGCCACCCTGTCCCCGGTCTACGTCTACAGCCAGGGGATGCCGACCGTGCAGCTCGGGATATCCCAGAGCCTCTCGCTCGCCCTCCCCGACATATCAGCGCTCATGGCGGCGCTCTCCGTCTTCTCGATACTCTCCTTCATGGCCTTCATGAGGATGGAGATCCGGGCCAGGTGGGAGTGA
- a CDS encoding NEW3 domain-containing protein, whose product MRWTIVAAMAAFLLLASSPALAQQPGGIYLSTYFTGVSVQAGQQVYTYVNVTNYMSEPASIWVNASAPPGWSAVLTYSGYNVTAVYASPGSTRSVQLEIYVPSSARPGTYDVNVTAGSGEVTSNVLTFQIDVAPVPTSSQPFTVSVSYPSLSGSPGSTLSYMFEVDNNLGTSEIATFSMSTPPGWAVTFLPSQYSNTVISGIQMGPYSANPGLVADVYVPSNAQPGIYNLTLTVTSAGRSVSVPLSATVTGTYSYSLSTPNGLLSISAQAGHTSAATVIVTNTGTEPLTDITLEAVQPSGEWTVQLSPSTIQVLQPGQNATVTMTVTPPPNSIPGVYSLTVSAYSTQASSQSLDFLVTVTKQTYWGFVGVVVIVAAIAALIAVFWRFGRP is encoded by the coding sequence ATGCGCTGGACCATCGTGGCTGCGATGGCCGCGTTCCTCCTGCTCGCCTCATCGCCCGCGCTCGCCCAGCAGCCGGGCGGGATCTACCTCTCGACCTACTTCACCGGGGTCTCCGTCCAGGCCGGCCAGCAGGTCTACACCTACGTGAACGTGACCAACTACATGTCCGAGCCGGCCAGCATCTGGGTGAACGCCTCCGCCCCTCCCGGGTGGAGCGCCGTGCTCACCTACAGCGGGTACAACGTGACCGCGGTCTACGCGTCCCCCGGCTCCACCAGGTCCGTGCAGCTCGAGATCTACGTCCCCAGCTCGGCCCGGCCCGGCACCTACGACGTGAACGTGACCGCGGGGAGCGGCGAGGTGACTTCGAACGTCCTCACCTTCCAGATAGACGTCGCGCCCGTCCCCACCAGCTCCCAGCCCTTCACAGTGAGCGTCTCCTACCCGAGCCTCTCCGGCTCCCCCGGATCCACCCTGAGCTACATGTTCGAGGTGGACAACAACCTGGGCACGAGCGAGATCGCCACCTTCAGCATGTCCACCCCGCCCGGGTGGGCGGTCACGTTCCTCCCGAGCCAGTACAGCAACACCGTGATCTCCGGGATCCAGATGGGCCCCTACTCCGCTAACCCCGGGCTCGTCGCTGACGTCTACGTCCCGTCGAACGCCCAGCCGGGCATCTACAACCTGACCCTCACCGTGACCTCGGCGGGCCGCAGCGTCTCCGTCCCGCTCAGCGCGACCGTCACCGGCACCTACAGCTACTCCCTCTCGACGCCCAACGGGCTCCTGAGCATCAGCGCCCAGGCCGGCCACACCTCGGCCGCCACCGTGATCGTGACGAACACGGGCACCGAGCCCCTGACCGACATAACCCTCGAGGCGGTGCAGCCGTCAGGCGAGTGGACGGTGCAGCTCAGCCCCTCCACCATACAGGTGCTCCAGCCCGGCCAGAACGCGACCGTGACGATGACGGTCACCCCGCCGCCCAACTCGATACCCGGGGTCTACTCCCTCACCGTGAGCGCCTACTCCACGCAGGCGTCATCGCAGTCCCTGGACTTCCTGGTCACGGTCACGAAGCAGACCTACTGGGGGTTCGTCGGGGTCGTGGTGATAGTGGCCGCGATAGCGGCCCTCATAGCCGTCTTCTGGAGGTTCGGCAGGCCGTGA
- a CDS encoding FAD-dependent oxidoreductase, whose amino-acid sequence MPSRAIVVGAGITGAFTALDLALRGADVVLVERGRSPDGATSRIEGVVHGGARFAVTAPAAAAACRDENPRMRAIARDFLLSDHGYFLVTDATTDDYMEKFLSSAGRLGIRAVHSDPPMIDGLRPGAVRGALETSDALIDLQEFLLHLIWRAVEEGVEYVNSADLESARPVGDHEWEISIRRGSSSRAVRGALVLAAGHGIPGILRGPMGLSPGEVPQFGVARGSHVLLRLRVPTVIQILHEPGTGDLMAPSRGGTFVGPTLVPGGDPDSTSPEEVSALLSSASRLVEVSEEDLIGWSSTGRLTFDPSASRAPPDLVADVRGAIVAYSSNMACGRRTAEAAADAVASILGIRAPSGIRDLVVGREGPAVRLTR is encoded by the coding sequence ATGCCCAGTCGCGCGATCGTCGTCGGGGCAGGCATAACGGGGGCCTTCACGGCCCTGGACCTCGCGCTCAGGGGCGCCGACGTCGTGCTCGTGGAGAGGGGCCGCTCCCCGGACGGCGCCACGTCGAGGATAGAGGGGGTGGTCCACGGCGGCGCCAGGTTCGCAGTGACGGCTCCCGCCGCCGCGGCGGCCTGCAGGGACGAGAACCCCAGGATGAGGGCCATCGCCCGCGACTTCCTCCTCTCCGATCACGGCTACTTCCTGGTGACGGACGCGACGACCGACGATTACATGGAGAAGTTCCTCTCCTCCGCCGGGAGGCTGGGGATCCGCGCCGTCCACTCGGATCCCCCGATGATCGACGGCCTCCGCCCCGGGGCGGTGCGCGGCGCCCTCGAGACCTCAGACGCGCTCATCGACCTCCAGGAGTTCCTCCTCCACCTGATATGGCGCGCCGTGGAGGAGGGCGTCGAGTACGTGAACTCCGCGGACCTGGAGTCCGCGAGGCCCGTCGGGGACCACGAGTGGGAGATCTCGATCAGGAGGGGGAGCTCCTCCCGCGCCGTGCGCGGCGCCCTCGTCCTCGCCGCCGGCCATGGGATCCCCGGCATACTCCGCGGCCCCATGGGCCTCTCCCCGGGGGAGGTCCCGCAGTTCGGGGTCGCCCGCGGGTCCCACGTCCTCCTCAGGCTCAGGGTCCCCACCGTGATCCAGATCCTGCACGAGCCCGGGACGGGGGACCTTATGGCCCCCTCCCGCGGCGGGACCTTCGTGGGCCCCACGCTCGTGCCCGGCGGCGATCCCGACTCGACGTCCCCCGAGGAGGTGTCCGCGCTCCTCTCCTCCGCCTCCAGGCTCGTGGAGGTCTCGGAGGAGGACCTTATAGGGTGGAGCTCCACCGGGAGGCTCACGTTCGACCCATCGGCTTCGAGGGCCCCTCCCGACCTGGTGGCGGACGTGCGCGGGGCCATAGTCGCGTACAGCTCCAACATGGCGTGCGGCAGGAGGACCGCCGAGGCGGCGGCCGACGCGGTCGCATCGATCCTGGGAATCAGGGCCCCGAGCGGGATCCGCGACCTGGTCGTGGGGCGCGAGGGCCCGGCGGTGAGGCTCACCAGATGA
- a CDS encoding ferritin-like domain-containing protein, with product MVDPRELARRMSELELEYAERLRKSVDGIRNPTVRAVMLAVAQDSVKHSMLYETILEILEGRGPLIEERDTDRIAREIDEHIKVEIEMLKSVKELSSSASQEGVKVIAQSIAEDEERHHRLLLAVRDAIVRRETLTDDEIWEMTWKYAMWHGTPGG from the coding sequence ATGGTCGATCCGAGGGAGCTCGCCAGGCGCATGTCCGAGCTCGAGCTCGAGTACGCCGAGAGGCTCAGGAAGTCGGTCGACGGGATCAGGAACCCCACCGTCAGGGCCGTCATGCTCGCGGTCGCCCAGGACTCCGTCAAGCACTCGATGCTCTACGAGACGATACTGGAGATCCTGGAGGGCCGCGGCCCCCTCATCGAGGAGAGGGACACCGACCGCATAGCCCGCGAGATAGACGAGCACATAAAGGTGGAGATCGAGATGCTGAAGAGCGTGAAGGAGCTCAGCTCCTCGGCGTCCCAGGAGGGGGTGAAGGTGATAGCCCAGTCGATAGCGGAGGACGAGGAGCGCCACCACAGGCTCCTCCTGGCCGTCCGCGACGCCATAGTGAGGAGGGAGACCCTGACGGACGACGAGATCTGGGAGATGACCTGGAAGTACGCGATGTGGCACGGCACCCCCGGCGGCTGA
- a CDS encoding CDGSH iron-sulfur domain-containing protein, which produces MSVVVKSMKDGPNVVIVDGNTKYALCRCGHSGNKPFCDGSHRRVGFSAPEAELRVL; this is translated from the coding sequence ATGAGCGTGGTCGTTAAGTCGATGAAGGACGGGCCGAACGTCGTGATCGTCGACGGGAACACGAAGTACGCGCTCTGCAGGTGCGGGCACTCGGGGAACAAGCCCTTCTGCGACGGCTCCCATCGCAGGGTGGGGTTCAGCGCGCCCGAGGCGGAGCTCAGGGTGCTCTGA